The genomic window GTCAATGTATTCGGTGTCGTTTTATAGCGTCATACCGTTTGAAATTGTCCAATTGTGATAATGTTTTCCAGTTCTCGACTATATAACGGCTGCCATATCGGTATGAGCACACACACCATCAACGTACACGGTACCGAACAGTCGTTTATCGAAACTACAATCATGAGCGGAAGAGGCAAAGCAGGCAAATCCAAAGGAGGTAAATCCAAGACCAGGTCGTCCCGTGCCGGACTCCAGTTCCCGGTCGGTCGTATCCATCGTCTGTTGAGGAAAGGAAACTACGCCGAACGTGTCGGAGCCGGAGCACCAGTGTACTTGGCCGCCGTCATGGAATATTTGGCAGCTGAAGTTTTGGAGTTGGCCGGTAACGCAGCCCGTGACAACAAGAAGTCGCGTATCATTCCCAGACATTTGCAATTGGCCATCAGAAATGACGAAGAATTGAACAAACTGTTGTCCGGTGTTACCATCGCCCAAGGCGGTGTGTTGCCAAACATCCAAGCTGTTCTTTTGCCCAAGAAGACCGAAAAGAAAGTCTAAATATTATCCGAGCAAATCCTATCATATTAAAACGGCCCTTTTCAGGGCCAccacatatataaaaattaaaaaattattaacctaTTATAGAATTACACTGTTGGTGGGGTTTCTAAATGTGCTAATTTTTTCCTAACTCCGTCAACATAATAATGGTAGACTAGCAGGAGCTGTGCCTTATGATTAATGATGCCATAATCGAAATGATTGGAAATCGAAATACCTACACTCGAATGTTTTTGAACGAAAAACCGAGTAGTATCCTGAATGAGAATTATCGAATTAGTTAGGACAACCGCTAGAAaccagatttttaaataatcttttcTAATTGGTaagaaaatataggtacaaattattttctactacAGTAAACGTATTACCGTGATTGTACTGAATAATATTCGAtgcgttataattatataataaattatacgttttaatttttaataaaacacttttaaatgtttcataaatacacatagtcatataaatgtacattgatattttggtaataataataaaatataaaatgaatttaaaaaaacctattatAAACGTAGATATCGAACAGTTCAATTCGAATTGTCGCgctgtaaatattattcgaaataattatatcattcgattatagtatcaaaataacctacatatttttatcctGTCgtgtaagatttttaattttatcgatggtggtaaacataaattatacacattgtaATGAGTACCATGTTTAGAGTAGTTGTTAGGCtcagattattatattatacaggaaaCGATGTCTGATCATGATAACTAAATCACTACAGCCCGAGGTTAGATAATTCTTCGAAGAATGTATATAATGAGTTATTatcaagataataattttgataggcATTTGCCTGGTATCATATTCGGCGGTATAGTATTgtaaatctttttatttttatcactggTGGATTGCAGTTCAATAACTCAAcagtaaaattactataaacctttgaatatttaaatactcttaaaattaagtactcttcaaagataaatataattatcaaataataagaaGGCGACAGTTGTATAAGAGATATTAAATGAACAACCTATTCGTcatatattttgaagtatagaatataatataagtttatggtacaataaaaatgtgtatacgaATTACTGAACTTCTATGATACTTAatgcgtaatatattataatgatgtttaagtatcttaacatttttctttatgtATGGACTATGGAGTTCTTGCTGTAGTAAATGTAACTGATCTTGGTTACATTTATTCAGTTACAAGATATGACCGGAAGGGAAGGTGTAAGCTTATATTTACTAAGTGATAATTCATCAAATTCCAAGAACAGTTCTCTTAGACTTTACACAATTTTTGAAGTAGCTACTTCTAGTTTCTACTACTAATTgtgcatataattattaaatacttatgaaaAGTGGTGGCCCTGAAAAGGgcctttttaataaatgtataaggtGTAGCACGTAAATATTTAACCTCCGAAACCGTACAAGGTACGTCCTTGACGTTTCAGTGCGTAGACGACGTCCATGGCGGTAACGGTCTTCCTCTTGGCGTGTTCGGTGTAGGTGACTGCATCACGGATCACGTTCTCAAGGAATACTTTTAACACTCCACGGGTCTCTTCGTAGATCAAACCGGAGATACGTTTCACACCTCCACGACGGGCTAACCGACGGATGGCGGGCTTGGTGATTCCCTGGATGTTATCACGCAACACTTTACGATGACGTTTGGCGCCTCCTTTTCCAAGACCTTTTCCTCCTTTACCGCGTCCGGTCATGTTGATTTTATGTAGTTTGTAGATTTAGTATTGCAATACTTGCTACTGTGAACGTTGAACGTTGACTGATGCCCGGTTTACAAACGccgttttatttatacgttttacGGCGCGCGCACGGCCAATCGTAGTGCACCATTCCATTTCTCCCACTTACCGATTATCGTCACCCGCCGACCAATGAAAACAGCAGATACGAATCCGTTTCGTGTATAAATACTAGTGGTTTACGTTTTGTCGAGCCATCAGTGTTCTACAGTTTTACCGAGCAACACAGCTAACTAACCAAAATGGCACGTACCAAGCAAACCGCCCGTAAATCCACCGGAGGCAAGGCCCCGAGGAAACAGCTGGCCACCAAAGCCGCACGTAAGAGCGCACCAGCCACCGGAGGAGTGAAGAAGCCACATCGTTACCGTCCGGGTACAGTCGCTCTCCGTGAAATCCGTCGTTACCAAAAGAGCACCGAACTGTTGATCCGCAAATTGCCTTTCCAACGCCTGGTTCGTGAGATCGCTCAGGACTTCAAGACCGATTTGCGTTTCCAGAGTTCCGCCGTTATGGCTCTGCAGGAAGCCAGTGAAGCATACTTGGTCGGTCTTTTCGAAGACACCAACTTGTGCGCCATTCACGCCAAGCGTGTCACGATCATGCCAAAAGACATCCAATTGGCTCGTCGTATCCGCGGAGAACGTGCTTAAATCGTCcgattattaaactatttccATTTAAAACGGCCCTTTTCAGGGCcactacaaatttttaaattgttgtttagATATTACCcatattaaattcttaatactGAACGAAATATCGGgtaaaatatctattgatGGAAATTATCGAAATAGTTATCATGCAACCtcttaaaaaccaaattttaaataatcctaTTTCAATtggtaatacaaattattttttactacagtAAAAACTattggttattacttattatgccTCTACTACATAAGAGAAGACATATTTATACGTCTTATCCGAtgcgttataaatttatttaaacattttaatttttaataaaatacttttacatatcttataattaatatacacagatatggtaaataattaataaaataaatctaaatttttcgGTCATATCTGTTCCTACGTTCGTTGGTAATTTATCCCAGTCTCCATGTCTGCCATTTATAGGGTGGTTGAGAAACAACTGAGATATCGTGTTAGGTCGAAAAATAGGAGTCTCGATACTTTTTGATTAGACCttacatatatttcatataaaacacaaaataaacagTATACAAATTGACGATTGGcgcaatgtataaaaaaaacagtgatattataatgaacaatattatgtacttcaaTGAaacatagtacctataaaaatacagaACGATTAGCACACTTTGCGttaaaaactacaataatttacaattcatagctggaaaaatacaaaaattagacAAAacgaataaagaataataatgtgaatgcgtgtttgtaatttgtataccgGTTGGTGGCGAAGCGGTAAGAAGACTTATcgatacaataacataatttgaattacaGGTAGTCTGGGCGCTAAAATTACAGTCAATTCTTTTAgtcaataaatttgtattacaatgccaataatattatgtaaaaatataatacaatataatatgtaatattaatgtttcatAATTGTCTTCTTGaattgaagtatattttttttaaatctttttttgaacggttttagatttttaaaaatttgtattggaCTCTTCTATAATTCGCAGAGCAAGTTCTGtcgacaatttattttttgttttggcaATCAATGTCCAAACCGATGGGTGTTTTCTTCCAATTAAATGGCAAAATCAAATGTTCCGTGCGACAATTTTACTATGacacacaaacacataattgaataacaacagttaatattattatatgatagaaatatacactattatagactacctatagtacctaattaaatacattttataatcgtCCTTACTTGCCCATCCATTTATTCATTAGGTTATTTTTTCGTGCTACCCCCTCAAAATAGGTATGTCCCGTTTGAGTAAAAGACGCTCTGTGGCATTGCATTAtaagtatcaaataataataataataataataattggataattaaatagtttacctATTTCATTATCATAACATAGGAAGTAGGTattagaatacaatttaattagttgAGTTATCTTTAGAATTCACGTAATacttatgtttgttttattaaacattatcaattgtgtttttaca from Aphis gossypii isolate Hap1 chromosome 1, ASM2018417v2, whole genome shotgun sequence includes these protein-coding regions:
- the LOC126555944 gene encoding histone H2A-like; protein product: MSTHTINVHGTEQSFIETTIMSGRGKAGKSKGGKSKTRSSRAGLQFPVGRIHRLLRKGNYAERVGAGAPVYLAAVMEYLAAEVLELAGNAARDNKKSRIIPRHLQLAIRNDEELNKLLSGVTIAQGGVLPNIQAVLLPKKTEKKV
- the LOC126555951 gene encoding histone H4, with the protein product MTGRGKGGKGLGKGGAKRHRKVLRDNIQGITKPAIRRLARRGGVKRISGLIYEETRGVLKVFLENVIRDAVTYTEHAKRKTVTAMDVVYALKRQGRTLYGFGG